The following are encoded in a window of Brevibacillus sp. DP1.3A genomic DNA:
- the accB gene encoding acetyl-CoA carboxylase biotin carboxyl carrier protein, which translates to MKMHEIREIIKLIDQSSIQEFNLETEGAKVSLKKSNGTETIVVTQPAVQAPVAAPVAHISAQPVVAAAPVVAEAPKAAAVQASDDANLHKIVSPMVGTFYSAPEPGKPPYVQAGDKVNASKVVCIVEAMKLFNEIEAEVSGEIVKVLVEDGQLVEYGQALFLVKPE; encoded by the coding sequence ATGAAAATGCATGAAATCCGCGAAATCATTAAGTTAATTGATCAATCTTCCATTCAAGAATTTAATTTGGAAACAGAAGGTGCCAAGGTGTCTCTGAAAAAATCCAATGGTACGGAAACGATTGTCGTCACGCAACCAGCGGTTCAAGCTCCTGTTGCAGCACCAGTAGCACATATCTCGGCTCAGCCAGTTGTTGCGGCAGCGCCAGTCGTAGCAGAAGCTCCAAAAGCAGCTGCTGTACAAGCATCGGATGACGCAAATCTCCACAAGATCGTATCTCCAATGGTAGGGACTTTCTATAGCGCACCAGAACCAGGCAAGCCGCCTTACGTACAAGCTGGTGACAAAGTGAATGCGAGCAAGGTTGTTTGCATCGTAGAAGCTATGAAACTCTTTAACGAAATCGAAGCAGAAGTAAGCGGCGAGATCGTGAAAGTGCTCGTAGAAGACGGTCAATTGGTTGAGTATGGCCAAGCATTGTTTTTGGTAAAGCCAGAATAA